From a region of the Pontibacillus yanchengensis genome:
- the pfkB gene encoding 1-phosphofructokinase yields the protein MIYTVTLNPSIDYIMHVDAFKEGGLNRATKTYYYPGGKGINVSRILSKLDISTTALGFIGGFTGQFIQEALEEAHVNHNFINTGQKTRINVKLKSSDESEINGPGPEITNDQQHELLQQVDQLSKGDFLVVAGSIPKTMPPSFYKEMAKRCEENEAHFVADTSGEALEDLIGTKTFLLKPNHHELGELFQTSIETKEDAIYHAKKLMNKSADNVIVSMGGDGAILVNHEYTLFANVPKGEVKNSVGAGDSVVSGFLAGYVKTQNVKEAFAYGVAAGSATAFSDDLAEAEYIHELREQVNVEVLS from the coding sequence ATGATTTATACGGTTACGTTAAATCCTTCTATTGACTACATTATGCATGTGGATGCATTCAAAGAGGGAGGCTTAAACAGAGCTACAAAGACGTATTATTACCCAGGTGGTAAAGGGATTAACGTCTCAAGAATCTTAAGCAAACTTGATATTTCAACTACTGCACTTGGATTTATTGGAGGGTTCACCGGCCAATTTATACAAGAAGCTCTAGAAGAAGCACACGTGAATCATAACTTTATAAATACAGGGCAAAAGACGCGCATTAACGTCAAATTAAAATCTTCTGATGAATCCGAAATAAATGGTCCAGGTCCCGAGATTACTAATGACCAGCAACATGAGTTACTTCAACAAGTTGACCAATTAAGTAAAGGCGATTTTCTAGTCGTTGCTGGAAGCATTCCGAAAACGATGCCTCCTTCCTTTTACAAGGAAATGGCTAAGCGGTGTGAGGAAAACGAAGCACACTTTGTAGCTGATACATCTGGTGAAGCACTTGAGGACCTCATTGGTACAAAAACATTTTTATTAAAACCAAATCACCATGAACTAGGAGAACTCTTTCAAACTTCAATTGAAACAAAAGAAGATGCCATCTATCATGCCAAAAAATTAATGAATAAAAGCGCTGATAACGTTATCGTAAGCATGGGTGGAGATGGAGCTATCCTGGTTAATCATGAATACACTCTATTTGCAAATGTCCCTAAAGGGGAAGTAAAAAACTCCGTTGGTGCTGGGGATTCTGTAGTATCTGGTTTTCTTGCAGGTTACGTTAAAACGCAAAATGTGAAAGAAGCTTTTGCTTACGGTGTTGCAGCTGGAAGTGCTACTGCTTTTAGTGACGATTTGGCTGAAGCCGAATACATTCATGAACTT
- a CDS encoding DeoR/GlpR family DNA-binding transcription regulator: MLTPQRQQLILDLLHDQQTVKLHEFVQATNASESTIRRDLQQLEEKNLLKRVHGGASILHQKREELSIPEKSTKNLQQKKQIAMLAASFIRDGDCVFLDAGTTTYEMIPYMRDKNLTIVTNGLSLIDALIDHNIEAYVTGGLVKHKTRALIGSGATSGLTNYRFDKCFLGVNGIHSFYGYTTPDPEEAVVKSTALAYSQEAFILGDSSKLNEVTFSKVADLDMAQLITNEENEDRISLFKEKTTVKVVSP, from the coding sequence ATGCTGACTCCTCAGCGACAACAACTAATACTAGACTTACTCCATGATCAACAAACAGTTAAATTACATGAATTCGTGCAAGCAACAAATGCTTCTGAATCAACTATTCGTCGGGATTTGCAGCAACTTGAAGAAAAGAACTTGCTTAAACGAGTCCATGGCGGAGCTTCCATACTCCATCAAAAACGGGAAGAATTAAGTATCCCTGAGAAATCAACCAAAAACCTTCAACAAAAAAAGCAAATCGCTATGCTTGCTGCTTCCTTCATTCGTGATGGTGATTGTGTGTTTTTAGACGCAGGTACAACGACTTATGAGATGATCCCTTACATGCGAGATAAAAATCTCACCATTGTGACAAACGGTCTCAGCCTCATCGATGCGCTAATTGATCATAATATTGAGGCGTATGTTACTGGAGGGTTAGTAAAACATAAAACAAGGGCATTGATTGGTAGTGGTGCCACTTCAGGGCTTACCAATTATAGATTTGATAAATGTTTTCTAGGTGTAAATGGTATCCATTCTTTTTACGGCTATACCACACCTGACCCTGAAGAGGCTGTAGTAAAAAGCACTGCCCTGGCATATTCCCAAGAAGCCTTTATTTTAGGAGATTCTTCAAAATTAAATGAAGTAACCTTTTCCAAAGTAGCTGACTTAGATATGGCTCAACTCATTACGAATGAAGAGAACGAGGATAGAATTAGTCTTTTTAAAGAGAAAACTACAGTAAAGGTTGTGTCACCATGA
- the secG gene encoding preprotein translocase subunit SecG: MYGLSVTLLVIDAIALITLVLLQSGKSAGLAGAISGGAEQVFGKQKARGMDAVMHKATIVTAVLFFVLTFLIGYVL; this comes from the coding sequence ATGTATGGTTTAAGCGTTACATTACTCGTTATTGATGCAATTGCACTTATTACACTAGTTCTTCTACAATCAGGTAAGAGCGCTGGATTAGCTGGAGCTATTTCAGGTGGAGCTGAACAGGTTTTTGGTAAACAAAAAGCCCGTGGAATGGATGCTGTTATGCACAAGGCTACAATTGTCACAGCTGTTCTTTTCTTCGTGCTTACATTCTTAATTGGATATGTACTATAG
- a CDS encoding alpha/beta hydrolase, whose product MKIKQPQPFTFEAGNRAVLLLHGFTGHSADVRMLGRYLQKQGYTCHAPIYSGHGQEPEEVVKYTPEDWWQDVQDAFQHLQDLGYEEIAVAGLSLGGALGLKLAYSKPVKAMIPMCAPVFYDNEEELKQGFRQYGKEYKQLEKKSEETIQQELDDILATSTDTFTGLGKLIKEVHDNVDMIYSPTFVVQAQKDKMINTDSATYIYNHVEADHKEIKWYEDSGHIITLDKEKETLHEDIYQFLESLDWSVE is encoded by the coding sequence ATGAAAATAAAACAACCTCAACCTTTTACGTTTGAAGCCGGCAATCGTGCGGTATTGTTATTACATGGATTTACTGGCCATTCTGCTGATGTAAGAATGTTAGGACGTTACTTACAAAAACAAGGGTACACTTGTCATGCGCCTATTTATAGCGGTCATGGGCAAGAACCTGAGGAAGTAGTTAAATACACACCAGAGGATTGGTGGCAGGATGTTCAAGATGCGTTTCAACATCTTCAAGATTTAGGCTATGAAGAGATTGCTGTCGCGGGTCTTTCTTTAGGAGGTGCACTTGGACTTAAATTGGCTTATAGTAAACCAGTGAAAGCTATGATTCCTATGTGTGCCCCTGTATTTTATGATAATGAAGAAGAGTTAAAGCAAGGATTCAGGCAATATGGAAAAGAATACAAACAATTAGAAAAGAAATCAGAAGAAACGATTCAGCAAGAGCTAGATGACATTCTAGCTACTTCCACAGATACCTTCACAGGACTAGGGAAATTGATAAAAGAAGTACATGACAATGTGGATATGATTTATTCTCCTACGTTTGTTGTACAAGCTCAAAAGGATAAAATGATTAATACAGATAGTGCTACGTACATTTATAACCATGTAGAAGCAGATCATAAAGAGATCAAATGGTACGAGGATTCAGGACATATCATTACTCTCGACAAGGAAAAAGAGACACTACATGAAGATATTTATCAATTCTTAGAATCTCTTGATTGGTCTGTGGAATAA
- the rnr gene encoding ribonuclease R, with translation MSQELKQQIMDFIHENTSKPLSVQEIEEMAKYDEDQDFSSLMKTLNELEEEGELVRTRKNRYGLPEKMNLTRGRIQMHQKGFAFLIPDDEDKDDIYIHHSDLHSAMNNDRVLVRTETNREDDKRPEGTVIRILERKTNEIVGTYDDNGYFGFVIADDKRIPNDIFIPKNATNGAVDGHKVIVKITKYPEARMSAEGEVVQILGHKNDPGIDILAIIHKHGIKSEFPDEVMEQAHNTPDEISEDEIQNRRDLRDQQIVTIDGADAKDLDDAVAVRKLENGNYHLGVHIADVSYYVEEGSPIDKEANERGTSSYLVDRVIPMIPHRLSNGICSLNPQVNRLTLSCEMEINESGEVVNHDIFQSVIKTNERMTYDAVNKILVEDDQETKSQYESLVPMFKDMEALASILRQKRLERGAIDFDFKEAQVLVDEEGKADDVKLRERSVGERLIEEFMLAANETVDEHFHWMNVPFIHRVHEEPDAAKLQHFFEFITNFGYVVKGTAKDIHPKALQEVLEAVKGTQEDMVISKLMLRSMQQARYDANNLGHFGLASDYYTHFTSPIRRYPDLIVHRLIRTYIIEGKVDDKTTEHWKEEIPDIARHSSERERAAVDAERETDDLKKAEYMQDKVGEEFEGVISSVTNFGLFVELPNTIEGLVHVSYLTDDYYHFEERQYAMIGERTGNVFRIGDELTVKCINVNIEERVVDFEIVGMEPPKKNQPSSRPSRPKVINTKKEKDKSSYKKNNAKSNKKGKSNKPFYQNSGVPKGKKKKK, from the coding sequence ATGAGTCAAGAATTAAAGCAACAAATCATGGACTTCATACATGAAAATACGTCGAAGCCTCTTTCTGTTCAAGAAATAGAAGAGATGGCTAAGTATGATGAAGACCAAGATTTTTCAAGTTTAATGAAGACACTTAATGAATTGGAAGAAGAAGGCGAACTTGTACGTACTCGTAAAAATCGCTACGGTCTTCCAGAAAAAATGAATTTAACAAGAGGTAGAATCCAAATGCACCAAAAAGGATTTGCCTTTCTCATCCCAGATGATGAAGATAAAGATGATATCTATATCCACCACTCTGATTTGCATTCAGCCATGAACAATGATCGGGTGTTGGTTCGTACAGAAACGAATAGAGAAGATGATAAGCGACCAGAAGGTACCGTTATTCGTATTTTAGAACGTAAAACAAATGAAATTGTCGGTACGTATGATGACAATGGATACTTTGGGTTTGTTATTGCAGATGATAAACGAATCCCTAATGATATTTTTATTCCAAAGAATGCAACAAATGGAGCGGTAGATGGTCATAAAGTTATCGTGAAGATTACGAAGTATCCGGAAGCTCGTATGAGTGCTGAAGGCGAGGTCGTTCAAATTCTCGGACATAAAAATGACCCTGGTATTGATATTTTAGCGATCATTCACAAGCATGGTATCAAATCTGAATTCCCGGATGAAGTGATGGAACAGGCGCACAACACGCCAGATGAAATTTCAGAAGATGAAATCCAAAATCGCCGTGATTTACGAGACCAACAGATCGTGACAATTGATGGCGCAGACGCTAAAGACTTAGATGATGCGGTTGCTGTGCGCAAACTAGAGAATGGCAACTATCATCTTGGTGTTCATATCGCAGATGTAAGCTATTATGTCGAAGAAGGTTCGCCTATTGATAAAGAAGCAAATGAAAGAGGTACAAGTTCTTACTTAGTGGATCGAGTAATTCCGATGATTCCTCATCGTCTATCTAATGGCATTTGTTCTCTCAATCCACAGGTGAACCGGTTAACCTTATCTTGTGAAATGGAAATTAACGAAAGTGGAGAGGTTGTCAATCACGACATTTTCCAAAGTGTCATCAAGACGAATGAACGAATGACGTATGATGCAGTAAACAAAATCCTAGTTGAAGATGACCAGGAGACAAAAAGTCAATATGAAAGTCTAGTTCCAATGTTCAAAGATATGGAAGCACTAGCTAGTATTCTTCGCCAGAAGCGTTTAGAGCGAGGAGCCATTGACTTTGATTTTAAAGAAGCACAGGTACTTGTAGATGAAGAAGGCAAAGCAGATGATGTAAAACTACGTGAACGTTCCGTGGGTGAACGATTAATTGAAGAGTTTATGCTTGCTGCCAACGAAACAGTTGATGAACATTTCCATTGGATGAACGTACCGTTTATTCACCGTGTTCACGAAGAGCCGGATGCTGCTAAGCTTCAGCACTTCTTCGAATTCATTACAAACTTCGGTTATGTGGTGAAGGGCACAGCAAAAGATATCCATCCAAAAGCACTGCAAGAAGTTCTGGAGGCTGTGAAAGGCACGCAAGAAGACATGGTTATTTCTAAATTGATGCTTCGTTCTATGCAACAAGCTCGTTATGATGCCAATAACCTGGGTCACTTTGGGTTGGCTTCCGATTACTACACGCATTTCACATCACCAATTCGTCGTTATCCAGACTTAATCGTGCATCGTTTAATTCGCACGTATATAATAGAAGGAAAAGTGGATGATAAAACGACAGAACACTGGAAGGAAGAGATTCCTGATATTGCTCGTCATTCTTCTGAGCGTGAGCGAGCAGCGGTTGATGCTGAACGTGAAACAGATGATCTAAAGAAAGCGGAGTATATGCAGGATAAGGTTGGCGAAGAATTCGAAGGTGTCATAAGCTCTGTAACCAATTTTGGTCTATTTGTGGAGCTTCCTAACACAATCGAAGGTCTCGTACACGTAAGTTACCTGACAGATGATTACTACCACTTTGAAGAACGTCAATATGCTATGATTGGTGAACGTACGGGCAATGTGTTCCGTATCGGAGATGAACTGACGGTTAAATGTATTAATGTAAACATTGAGGAACGAGTTGTTGATTTTGAAATCGTTGGTATGGAACCACCAAAGAAAAATCAACCAAGCTCCCGTCCTAGTCGTCCGAAGGTAATCAATACGAAAAAAGAAAAAGATAAATCTTCTTATAAGAAAAATAATGCGAAAAGCAATAAAAAGGGAAAAAGCAACAAGCCATTTTACCAAAACAGTGGCGTTCCTAAAGGAAAGAAAAAGAAGAAATAA
- a CDS encoding GNAT family N-acetyltransferase — MVNGVLQVRRLDVQDHEAVRNMETGIEDDYVVRIFPDLISRRNNVVYGLFDGDQIIAVAGYTTFYDQYAMLGRLRSDRRYHGKGHATYLLQQIINEVHQHPNIKWIGANTQISNSPARKVLEKLSIPQMTLFYPAKVTHPHLLEGTDGPLWDKITDRDKKRELVQSLSIDVFPYEAYYPLPFDEIYITDDYLDSSACYVNPNGDRFMFIREDQKKYLYANVKYFWNDAFKQPGFWKTVLHETEQHPEIDGVWLDLTPEAYAQIPDTEVIEVGEPWILHGLFVEK; from the coding sequence GTGGTGAACGGAGTACTACAAGTGAGACGATTAGACGTTCAGGATCATGAAGCAGTAAGGAATATGGAAACAGGTATCGAAGATGATTATGTTGTTCGCATCTTCCCTGACTTGATTAGTCGTCGTAATAATGTTGTCTATGGATTATTCGATGGCGATCAAATTATCGCCGTTGCAGGATATACAACTTTCTATGATCAATATGCTATGCTAGGACGCTTGCGTAGCGACCGACGTTATCACGGTAAAGGCCATGCAACCTATTTATTACAACAAATTATAAATGAAGTTCATCAACACCCTAACATCAAGTGGATTGGTGCAAACACCCAGATTTCAAACTCACCAGCTAGAAAAGTATTAGAAAAGCTTTCTATTCCACAGATGACTCTTTTTTATCCTGCAAAGGTGACACATCCCCACCTCCTGGAAGGGACAGATGGCCCGTTATGGGATAAAATCACAGATAGAGATAAGAAAAGAGAGTTAGTACAGTCACTCTCCATTGATGTATTTCCTTATGAAGCGTATTATCCGTTACCGTTTGATGAGATTTATATAACAGATGATTATCTGGACTCGAGCGCATGTTATGTAAATCCAAACGGAGACCGCTTTATGTTCATTAGAGAAGATCAAAAGAAATACCTCTATGCCAACGTGAAGTACTTCTGGAATGATGCATTCAAACAGCCTGGCTTTTGGAAAACGGTCCTCCACGAAACAGAGCAACACCCTGAAATTGATGGCGTATGGCTGGACCTCACACCTGAAGCATATGCTCAAATCCCTGACACAGAAGTTATAGAAGTGGGAGAACCTTGGATACTTCATGGATTATTCGTAGAAAAATAA
- the smpB gene encoding SsrA-binding protein SmpB — MPKGQGKVVAQNRKANHDFYIEDTFEAGIVLRGTEIKSIRAGRVNMKEAFARVDKGEIFIHNMHISAYEQGNQFNHEPTRMRKLLLHRKEIDRLIGETQQQGYSLVPLKMYIKNGVAKVLIGLGKGKKKYDKREDLKRKQAKRDIDRAIKNSGY, encoded by the coding sequence ATGCCAAAAGGTCAAGGAAAAGTAGTCGCACAAAATCGTAAAGCCAATCATGATTTTTATATAGAAGACACATTTGAAGCTGGAATCGTATTGAGAGGTACTGAAATCAAGTCGATTCGTGCAGGACGTGTCAATATGAAAGAAGCCTTCGCCAGAGTGGACAAAGGCGAAATTTTCATTCATAACATGCACATCTCTGCTTATGAACAAGGAAACCAATTCAACCATGAACCTACCCGAATGCGTAAATTACTCCTCCACCGTAAGGAGATTGACCGCTTAATCGGAGAAACCCAACAGCAAGGATATTCATTGGTACCACTGAAAATGTACATTAAAAATGGTGTAGCAAAGGTACTGATTGGGTTAGGTAAAGGTAAGAAGAAATATGATAAACGGGAAGACTTGAAGCGGAAACAAGCGAAGCGTGATATAGACCGTGCTATTAAGAATAGTGGGTATTAG
- a CDS encoding DNA primase family protein: MANIYNELLKTDYLEKLQNEVIEVNNEDVKERKYPTVTTEQQNAEVEAYERKQKEEAVQLVSEKQKANMKIWEAVLKDEDGNEVIGPKNHKVAYDENGVKFIPPFLHCKEDDKGNKKYYIKKGYVAEYLIENINSIHIAGVLHLYENGVYRPIFNKEEEGIIKALITPEFSTQAMTKDIAYQWKIDHRINVHQKNVNPNPFLINLKNGMLDISDLDNWKFTEGHSPDYLSTIQVQANYNKNAKGENFKKFLNSSVPDKQVQMLLQEMIGYCLTPFTHSKQMLFILTGEGDSGKSTFINSTLESLLDDTAKANQELQELDNEYNRAELFEKIVNVYSELPDKPLKDSGYLKAATGNDSLPARRIYEAPFKFKNKAKFVFSANTLPANFSSDTSDAYYNRLTIVPFIGDLKKKDPTLKYKLEKELDFILMWALEGLHRLMKNGWKFTQNDKSEDLKAEYKKESNPIMTFIEDYCELDPSNETPRANLFIAWQNFCQQNGHHAGSQIKFNKNLKTLYGNKVTQSQMNNSKRTKSWKGIRELKFDEIE, encoded by the coding sequence ATGGCTAATATTTATAATGAATTACTAAAAACTGATTACTTAGAAAAACTACAAAATGAAGTTATAGAAGTAAACAATGAAGATGTTAAAGAAAGAAAATATCCAACTGTTACTACAGAACAGCAGAATGCAGAAGTTGAAGCATATGAACGAAAACAGAAGGAGGAAGCGGTACAACTCGTTTCTGAAAAGCAAAAGGCTAATATGAAAATATGGGAAGCGGTTCTCAAAGACGAAGACGGTAACGAGGTTATTGGGCCGAAAAACCATAAGGTTGCATACGATGAGAATGGAGTTAAATTCATTCCTCCGTTCTTGCATTGCAAAGAGGATGATAAAGGTAATAAGAAATACTATATCAAGAAAGGTTATGTAGCGGAATACCTAATTGAAAACATCAACTCTATACATATTGCTGGTGTACTACACCTTTATGAGAACGGTGTTTATCGTCCTATTTTCAACAAGGAGGAAGAGGGTATTATTAAAGCCTTGATAACTCCAGAGTTCTCCACACAGGCAATGACGAAAGATATTGCCTACCAGTGGAAAATTGACCACCGTATTAATGTTCATCAAAAAAATGTAAATCCTAATCCGTTTTTGATTAACTTAAAAAATGGAATGCTCGACATAAGTGACTTGGACAACTGGAAATTCACAGAAGGACACTCACCTGATTACCTTAGCACTATACAAGTGCAAGCCAACTATAACAAAAATGCAAAAGGGGAAAACTTCAAGAAGTTTCTTAATAGCAGCGTTCCAGACAAACAAGTTCAGATGTTATTGCAAGAAATGATTGGGTATTGCTTAACTCCATTTACGCATAGTAAGCAAATGTTATTCATTTTAACTGGGGAAGGTGATAGTGGTAAATCTACATTTATCAACTCCACGCTTGAGTCTTTATTAGACGATACTGCTAAAGCCAATCAAGAACTGCAAGAACTCGATAACGAGTATAACCGTGCGGAACTATTTGAAAAAATAGTAAATGTGTACTCTGAGTTACCAGATAAACCATTAAAGGATAGTGGTTATCTTAAAGCAGCGACTGGTAACGATAGCCTTCCTGCACGACGCATTTACGAGGCTCCGTTCAAGTTTAAAAACAAGGCTAAGTTTGTATTTTCTGCAAACACTTTACCTGCGAACTTTTCTTCAGATACTAGTGACGCATACTACAATCGCTTAACTATCGTTCCATTTATTGGTGATTTAAAAAAGAAAGACCCTACTCTAAAATACAAGTTAGAAAAGGAACTTGATTTCATACTAATGTGGGCATTAGAAGGGTTACATAGATTAATGAAAAACGGTTGGAAATTCACTCAAAACGATAAGAGTGAAGACTTAAAAGCAGAATACAAAAAAGAGTCCAATCCAATCATGACGTTTATTGAAGATTACTGCGAACTAGACCCTAGCAATGAAACACCTCGTGCTAATCTGTTTATCGCTTGGCAAAACTTCTGTCAGCAGAATGGACACCATGCAGGATCTCAAATTAAATTCAACAAAAATCTTAAAACACTATATGGTAATAAAGTCACACAATCTCAAATGAACAACAGTAAGCGCACGAAATCTTGGAAAGGCATAAGAGAACTGAAATTTGACGAAATTGAATAA